A single region of the Thermococcus paralvinellae genome encodes:
- a CDS encoding RAD55 family ATPase, with protein sequence MIQNLFEAREEEIERRVERVPTGIIDDLIMGGIPKGSVVLLIGDPKSGKTTFISQFIHTHLTMGYSTIGILVDVSKYEFMSNALDFGWDFMPYLNENFFVLDAYSARLRGTPRFSFDENVVTDITDTTQLIEAIKDVTLKILSEKNPPMITGVISSLTPIFFETDKKQIYKFLEDLKELAHRNKQVWLLEMNSGIEKPHVEMMVKAIVDGIIEMRLIEENMTLRRYLRVYGMRRTKHVLSWVPYEITESGIKLQL encoded by the coding sequence TTGATCCAAAATCTCTTTGAAGCGCGTGAAGAGGAAATTGAAAGACGTGTAGAGAGAGTACCAACAGGAATAATAGATGATCTTATAATGGGGGGCATCCCTAAGGGAAGTGTAGTTTTGCTGATTGGTGACCCAAAATCGGGGAAAACAACTTTTATCAGTCAGTTTATTCACACACATTTAACTATGGGATATTCCACAATTGGTATTCTGGTAGATGTGTCAAAATACGAATTCATGAGTAATGCTCTCGACTTTGGATGGGACTTTATGCCGTATCTTAATGAAAACTTTTTTGTACTTGATGCTTATAGTGCCAGATTAAGGGGTACTCCAAGATTTTCTTTTGATGAAAATGTTGTCACTGACATTACAGACACTACTCAGCTCATTGAAGCTATAAAAGATGTAACCCTAAAGATTTTGTCTGAAAAGAATCCCCCAATGATAACTGGAGTAATATCTTCTCTAACTCCTATATTCTTTGAAACAGATAAAAAGCAAATATACAAATTTTTGGAGGATTTGAAAGAACTTGCTCACAGAAATAAGCAAGTTTGGTTGCTGGAAATGAATTCTGGAATCGAAAAGCCTCATGTTGAGATGATGGTTAAGGCAATAGTTGATGGTATAATTGAAATGAGGTTAATAGAGGAAAACATGACTCTTAGGAGATATCTAAGAGTCTATGGAATGAGGAGAACCAAACACGTTCTATCTTGGGTGCCTTATGAAATAACGGAGTCTGGAATTAAGCTCCAACTCTGA
- a CDS encoding ATPase domain-containing protein, which translates to MAEPYIVKRVKSGIPGFDELIEGGFPENTTVLVTGGTGTGKTTFAAQFIYKGAEEYGEPGVFVTLEERAKDLRREMRSFGWDFKKYEEQGLIAIVDGVSSSVGLPSEERFALEDKFNIDHFLRYVYRVVKNINAKRLVIDSIPSIAFRLKEEKEIREVLLKLNTILLEMGVTTILTTEAPDPTAGRISRYGIEEYIARGVVILDLQEKNIELKRYLLIRKMRETKHSMRKYPFEITNHGIVVYPSGEIY; encoded by the coding sequence ATGGCTGAACCTTATATAGTAAAAAGAGTTAAAAGTGGCATTCCTGGATTTGACGAGTTAATTGAGGGGGGATTTCCCGAAAATACGACTGTTCTAGTAACAGGTGGCACGGGTACTGGTAAAACTACTTTTGCAGCACAGTTCATATACAAAGGTGCAGAGGAATACGGAGAACCAGGCGTTTTTGTTACTCTGGAAGAAAGAGCAAAAGACCTTAGAAGAGAAATGCGTTCTTTTGGATGGGATTTTAAGAAATATGAAGAGCAGGGACTAATTGCTATTGTTGATGGCGTTAGTTCGAGTGTGGGTTTACCATCAGAAGAAAGATTTGCCCTTGAGGATAAATTCAATATTGACCATTTCCTAAGATATGTTTATAGAGTGGTTAAGAACATAAACGCAAAACGATTGGTAATTGACTCTATTCCATCAATAGCTTTTAGGCTTAAGGAAGAGAAAGAAATTAGAGAAGTCCTTCTAAAATTAAATACAATACTCCTAGAGATGGGTGTTACAACGATTCTAACAACTGAAGCTCCTGATCCAACTGCTGGAAGAATTAGCAGATATGGAATTGAGGAATACATAGCAAGAGGTGTTGTTATTCTTGACCTTCAAGAGAAAAATATTGAGCTAAAACGGTATCTTCTCATTAGGAAAATGCGTGAAACGAAACATTCAATGAGAAAATATCCCTTTGAAATAACCAACCATGGAATAGTTGTTTACCCAAGTGGAGAAATCTATTAA